One Primulina huaijiensis isolate GDHJ02 chromosome 5, ASM1229523v2, whole genome shotgun sequence DNA segment encodes these proteins:
- the LOC140976407 gene encoding uncharacterized protein isoform X2 yields the protein MALDQNSIPKSLRPLNIVQNVPEDRMTPSVTSSGKPIEGFYSNSSTDLVGSPGSGHAVYYPATVPDAGFINLGLNNAVPGVARWVQNVMPPPPQPGVVGPTVNSTIGYACSPYMGTRGVGSDHTSDEGGDDSVSGRKVKFLCSFGGKILPRPSDGTLRYVGGQTRIFSIRRGASIGELVQKVIDICGQNAVIKYQLPGEELDALVSVSGPDDLENMMDEYEKLIERSSDGSSKLRIFLFSPSELESPVPIHIGDLQDGGQKYVEAVNGITDGMSVAGQIARKASIESAASAQNSDLSVTEGAESSSPAQGEAHGLQFNCGFSPMGNPGVALESSSRMMYADPNHAPHIDPSVGPSPEQEVERHVPLTVPHSVQGMAFPASPYMQAYFDSHRETLNPAGYVQLPSQMGFPSQILQAVSPVYSQHPIPTVALPQQFPPSIHMTMNPSIMNPGAVPSLIQPRQVRVEHYPAEHAVAHRVVQLPTEQGHSSHHAQAPSMYNWHQIPHSEQITFSEGSLPPQPVFVSDVIPRFEDCYMCQKALPHAHSDTIAQEQKEFPLSTLTDSRSVYHSLHLDDRGRAINRPAVTGPLSEGFTEQLAAGALPRVTGNEDPESGFVQTEGSGVSWKFEEQTMDEKSIHQKPENPEHSKVTFPLGMTATSAVQSPLGMLVTNTPQSMQANTVQPQRQVIQGTAISVPLNNDFVPVGCTPLQTSDDVFGVSPDQFASNLAGGNPRDDSPAFDYLRQIDGRLENLHIRPSEIMVGNEQVKSVAESREKNLLEAQQRDDTSWMPSGMPGDKEAVAVEGNSTSSMCPSSMVGEILDNSASLFSNQDPWNLRLDSHFPPPRPNKIIREYAGPGNYLNPVIETPVDNASYQPRGNLNQDFNLNHILSNKDELIKQELQAVAEGVVASVLHSPVPSNPDLSPNAWNDSSTMTQQNGEVQPPTVEMQHSDKFEEIKAKLPEKINFGFPTSDGMGRLQIIKNSDLEELRELGSGTFGTVYHGKWRGTDVAIKRINDRCFAGKPSEQERMRDDFWNEAIKLADLHHPNVVAFYGVVLDGPDGTVATVTEYMVNGSLRNALQKSERIPDKRKRLLISMDVAFGMEYLHAKNIVHFDLKSDNLLVNLRDPHRPICKVGDLGLSKVKCQTLISGGVRGTLPWMAPELLNGSSSLVSEKVDVFSFGIVMWELLTGEEPYADLHYGAIIGGIVSNTLRPPVPEPCDPDWRDLMERCWSSEPSQRPNFTEIANELRAIAAKLPPKGQQQVLSTNSQVKS from the exons ATGGCCTTGGATCAGAACTCAATACCCAAATCTTTGCGCCCGCTAAATATTGTACAAAATGTGCCCGAGGACCGAATGACGCCGTCTGTGACTTCATCGGGGAAGCCCATAGAAGGGTTTTACTCAAACTCATCTACCGATTTAGTGGGTAGCCCTGGATCCGGTCATGCTGTTTATTATCCTGCAACAGTTCCTGATGCTGGGTTTATAAATCTCGGTTTGAACAACGCGGTTCCTGGAGTAGCTAGGTGGGTCCAGAATGTAATGCCACCGCCACCTCAACCAGGTGTTGTGGGTCCCACAGTTAATTCAACAATAGGGTACGCTTGTTCCCCTTACATGGGAACACGGGGCGTGGGCTCTGATCATACCAGTGATGAGGGTGGTGATGATTCTGTCTCAGGGCGGAAGGTTAAGTTTTTATGCAGTTTTGGTGGGAAAATATTGCCACGACCAAGTGACGGGACATTGAGATATGTTGGCGGACAAACTAGGATATTTAGTATAAGGAGAGGTGCAAGTATTGGCGAATTAGTTCAGAAAGTGATAGATATTTGTGGGCAGAATGCGGTGATTAAGTACCAGTTGCCAGGTGAGGAACTTGATGCCCTAGTGTCTGTTTCAGGTCCTGATGATCTTGAGAACATGATGGATGAATATGAGAAGCTGATTGAGAGGTCTTCAGATGGGTCTTCtaagttgagaatttttttgttttcaccATCTGAGCTTGAGAGTCCCGTCCCCATTCATATTGGGGATCTTCAGGATGGTGGACAGAAATATGTTGAGGCAGTGAATGGGATTACGGATGGAATGAGTGTTGCTGGTCAAATTGCTAGGAAGGCGAGCATTGAGAGTGCTGCTTCTGCTCAGAATTCAGATTTGAGTGTTACTGAGGGTGCTGAGAGTTCTAGCCCTGCTCAGGGAGAGGCTCATGGTCTGCAATTCAACTGTGGATTTTCTCCCATGGGAAATCCTGGTGTGGCGCTAGAGTCAAGTTCTAGAATGATGTATGCAGATCCTAATCATGCACCACATATTGATCCTTCTGTAGGTCCATCTCCTGAACAAGAGGTAGAAAGACATGTCCCTCTTACTGTCCCCCATTCAGTTCAGGGGATGGCTTTTCCAGCTTCTCCTTACATGCAGGCTTATTTTGATTCTCATCGGGAAACTTTAAACCCTGCTGGCTATGTGCAGCTTCCTTCTCAAATGGGGTTCCCTTCACAGATCTTGCAAGCAGTGTCTCCCGTATACAGCCAACATCCCATCCCTACTGTAGCTCTACCTCAACAGTTTCCACCTTCTATACATATGACAATGAATCCTTCCATCATGAATCCTGGTGCTGTTCCTTCCCTGATTCAGCCGCGACAAGTTCGTGTGGAGCATTATCCGGCAGAACATGCTGTGGCTCATAGGGTTGTCCAACTTCCAACTGAACAAGGGCATAGTTCACATCATGCTCAGGCTCCATCAATGTATAATTGGCATCAAATTCCACATTCTGAGCAAATCACCTTCTCAGAGGGTAGCTTACCTCCGCAACCAGTTTTTGTTTCTGATGTAATTCCTAGATTTGAAGACTGTTATATGTGCCAAAAAGCTTTGCCACATGCTCATTCAGATACAATAGCTCAGGAGCAAAAAGAATTTCCGTTAAGCACATTGACTGACTCAAGATCAGTATATCATAGTCTGCACTTGGATGACCGTGGACGCGCAATAAATAGGCCTGCTGTAACTGGACCCCTTTCAGAAGGGTTCACAGAACAATTAGCTGCTGGGGCATTGCCAAGAGTTACAGGTAATGAGGATCCCGAAAGTGGATTTGTCCAGACAGAGGGAAGTGGGGTTTCATGGAAGTTTGAGGAGCAGACCATGGATGAGAAATCTATTCATCAAAAGCCAGAAAATCCTGAACATTCTAAGGTGACATTTCCCCTTGGCATGACGGCGACTAGTGCAGTTCAATCTCCACTTGGTATGCTTGTGACTAATACTCCTCAATCAATGCAAGCTAATACTGTGCAGCCTCAACGACAGGTTATACAGGGGACGGCAATTAGCGTGCCTCTGAATAATGATTTTGTTCCCGTTGGATGCACGCCATTGCAGACTTCAGATGATGTCTTTGGTGTATCCCCAGACCAATTCGCAAGTAATCTTGCAGGTGGAAATCCTAGAGACGATTCACCGGCATTTGATTATCTGAGACAAATTGATGGGAGATTGGAAAATCTCCATATACGCCCTTCTGAAATTATGGTTGGTAATGAGCAGGTCAAATCTGTCGCTGAGTCTAGAGAGAAAAACTTATTGGAGGCACAACAGAGGGACGACACTTCATGGATGCCATCAGGAATGCCTGGTGATAAGGAAGCCGTTGCAGTCGAGGGAAATAGCACATCATCTATGTGTCCATCTTCTATGGTTGGAGAAATCCTAGACAACTCAGCATCTTTATTTAGCAACCAGGATCCCTGGAACTTACGGCTTGATTCTCATTTCCCTCCTCCCAGgcctaataaaattattagggAGTATGCAGGGCCTGGTAATTACTTGAATCCAGTGATAGAGACTCCAGTGGACAATGCATCTTACCAACCTAGAGGAAATTTGAATCAAGACTTCAATCTAAATCATATATTGTCCAATAAAG ATGAATTGATAAAACAAGAACTTCAAGCTGTTGCTGAGGGTGTAGTTGCTTCTGTTCTTCACTCACCTGTTCCTTCAAATCCGGACCTATCACCAAATGCTTGGAATGATTCTTCAACTATGACCCAGCAAAATGGTGAAGTTCAACCACCAACTGTAGAAATGCAGCACAGTGATAAATTTGAG GAAATCAAGGCCAAATTGCCAGAAAAGATAAACTTTGGGTTCCCTACATCTGATGGCATGGGTCGGTTGCAG attataaaaaatagtgacCTGGAAGAGCTACGAGAATTGGGTTCTGGTACCTTTGGTACCGTTTACCATGGAAAATGGAGAGGTACAGATGTTGCAATCAAACGCATCAATGATAGATGTTTTGCTGGGAAGCCTTCAGAACAAGAACGCATG AGAGATGATTTCTGGAATGAGGCAATCAAGCTGGCTGACTTGCACCATCCAAACGTGGTTGCTTTTTATGGGGTTGTGCTTGATGGCCCTGATGGTACAGTTGCGACTGTTACCGAGTACATGGTGAATGGTTCATTGAGGAATGCCTTGCAGAAGAGTGAGAG AATTCCTGACAAACGCAAGCGTCTTTTGATTTCCATGGATGTGGCCTTTGGGATGGAATACTTGCATGCAAAGAATATCGTACATTTTGACTTGAAAAGTGACAATTTATTGGTTAATCTTCGGGATCCACATCGCCCAATATGCAAG GTTGGTGACCTGGGGTTGTCCAAGGTGAAATGCCAGACACTAATTTCCGGTGGTGTGAGGGGAACACTTCCATGGATGGCACCGGAACTTCTTAATGGCAGCAGTAGCCTTGTTTCCGAGAAG GTTGATGTGTTTTCATTTGGAATTGTAATGTGGGAGCTTCTAACCGGAGAAGAACCATACGCAGATTTGCACTATGGAGCCATCATCG GTGGTATTGTGAGCAACACGTTGCGTCCGCCTGTGCCTGAACCATGTGATCCAGACTGGAGAGATCTAATGGAGAGGTGCTGGTCATCTGAACCATCGCAGAGGCCAAATTTCACGGAGATTGCTAATGAATTAAGGGCCATTGCGGCTAAACTCCCTCCTAAAGGACAACAGCAAGTTTTGTCAACAAATTCTCAAGTCAAAAGCTGA
- the LOC140976407 gene encoding uncharacterized protein isoform X1, which translates to MALDQNSIPKSLRPLNIVQNVPEDRMTPSVTSSGKPIEGFYSNSSTDLVGSPGSGHAVYYPATVPDAGFINLGLNNAVPGVARWVQNVMPPPPQPGVVGPTVNSTIGYACSPYMGTRGVGSDHTSDEGGDDSVSGRKVKFLCSFGGKILPRPSDGTLRYVGGQTRIFSIRRGASIGELVQKVIDICGQNAVIKYQLPGEELDALVSVSGPDDLENMMDEYEKLIERSSDGSSKLRIFLFSPSELESPVPIHIGDLQDGGQKYVEAVNGITDGMSVAGQIARKASIESAASAQNSDLSVTEGAESSSPAQGEAHGLQFNCGFSPMGNPGVALESSSRMMYADPNHAPHIDPSVGPSPEQEVERHVPLTVPHSVQGMAFPASPYMQAYFDSHRETLNPAGYVQLPSQMGFPSQILQAVSPVYSQHPIPTVALPQQFPPSIHMTMNPSIMNPGAVPSLIQPRQVRVEHYPAEHAVAHRVVQLPTEQGHSSHHAQAPSMYNWHQIPHSEQITFSEGSLPPQPVFVSDVIPRFEDCYMCQKALPHAHSDTIAQEQKEFPLSTLTDSRSVYHSLHLDDRGRAINRPAVTGPLSEGFTEQLAAGALPRVTGNEDPESGFVQTEGSGVSWKFEEQTMDEKSIHQKPENPEHSKVTFPLGMTATSAVQSPLGMLVTNTPQSMQANTVQPQRQVIQGTAISVPLNNDFVPVGCTPLQTSDDVFGVSPDQFASNLAGGNPRDDSPAFDYLRQIDGRLENLHIRPSEIMVGNEQVKSVAESREKNLLEAQQRDDTSWMPSGMPGDKEAVAVEGNSTSSMCPSSMVGEILDNSASLFSNQDPWNLRLDSHFPPPRPNKIIREYAGPGNYLNPVIETPVDNASYQPRGNLNQDFNLNHILSNKVESDELIKQELQAVAEGVVASVLHSPVPSNPDLSPNAWNDSSTMTQQNGEVQPPTVEMQHSDKFEEIKAKLPEKINFGFPTSDGMGRLQIIKNSDLEELRELGSGTFGTVYHGKWRGTDVAIKRINDRCFAGKPSEQERMRDDFWNEAIKLADLHHPNVVAFYGVVLDGPDGTVATVTEYMVNGSLRNALQKSERIPDKRKRLLISMDVAFGMEYLHAKNIVHFDLKSDNLLVNLRDPHRPICKVGDLGLSKVKCQTLISGGVRGTLPWMAPELLNGSSSLVSEKVDVFSFGIVMWELLTGEEPYADLHYGAIIGGIVSNTLRPPVPEPCDPDWRDLMERCWSSEPSQRPNFTEIANELRAIAAKLPPKGQQQVLSTNSQVKS; encoded by the exons ATGGCCTTGGATCAGAACTCAATACCCAAATCTTTGCGCCCGCTAAATATTGTACAAAATGTGCCCGAGGACCGAATGACGCCGTCTGTGACTTCATCGGGGAAGCCCATAGAAGGGTTTTACTCAAACTCATCTACCGATTTAGTGGGTAGCCCTGGATCCGGTCATGCTGTTTATTATCCTGCAACAGTTCCTGATGCTGGGTTTATAAATCTCGGTTTGAACAACGCGGTTCCTGGAGTAGCTAGGTGGGTCCAGAATGTAATGCCACCGCCACCTCAACCAGGTGTTGTGGGTCCCACAGTTAATTCAACAATAGGGTACGCTTGTTCCCCTTACATGGGAACACGGGGCGTGGGCTCTGATCATACCAGTGATGAGGGTGGTGATGATTCTGTCTCAGGGCGGAAGGTTAAGTTTTTATGCAGTTTTGGTGGGAAAATATTGCCACGACCAAGTGACGGGACATTGAGATATGTTGGCGGACAAACTAGGATATTTAGTATAAGGAGAGGTGCAAGTATTGGCGAATTAGTTCAGAAAGTGATAGATATTTGTGGGCAGAATGCGGTGATTAAGTACCAGTTGCCAGGTGAGGAACTTGATGCCCTAGTGTCTGTTTCAGGTCCTGATGATCTTGAGAACATGATGGATGAATATGAGAAGCTGATTGAGAGGTCTTCAGATGGGTCTTCtaagttgagaatttttttgttttcaccATCTGAGCTTGAGAGTCCCGTCCCCATTCATATTGGGGATCTTCAGGATGGTGGACAGAAATATGTTGAGGCAGTGAATGGGATTACGGATGGAATGAGTGTTGCTGGTCAAATTGCTAGGAAGGCGAGCATTGAGAGTGCTGCTTCTGCTCAGAATTCAGATTTGAGTGTTACTGAGGGTGCTGAGAGTTCTAGCCCTGCTCAGGGAGAGGCTCATGGTCTGCAATTCAACTGTGGATTTTCTCCCATGGGAAATCCTGGTGTGGCGCTAGAGTCAAGTTCTAGAATGATGTATGCAGATCCTAATCATGCACCACATATTGATCCTTCTGTAGGTCCATCTCCTGAACAAGAGGTAGAAAGACATGTCCCTCTTACTGTCCCCCATTCAGTTCAGGGGATGGCTTTTCCAGCTTCTCCTTACATGCAGGCTTATTTTGATTCTCATCGGGAAACTTTAAACCCTGCTGGCTATGTGCAGCTTCCTTCTCAAATGGGGTTCCCTTCACAGATCTTGCAAGCAGTGTCTCCCGTATACAGCCAACATCCCATCCCTACTGTAGCTCTACCTCAACAGTTTCCACCTTCTATACATATGACAATGAATCCTTCCATCATGAATCCTGGTGCTGTTCCTTCCCTGATTCAGCCGCGACAAGTTCGTGTGGAGCATTATCCGGCAGAACATGCTGTGGCTCATAGGGTTGTCCAACTTCCAACTGAACAAGGGCATAGTTCACATCATGCTCAGGCTCCATCAATGTATAATTGGCATCAAATTCCACATTCTGAGCAAATCACCTTCTCAGAGGGTAGCTTACCTCCGCAACCAGTTTTTGTTTCTGATGTAATTCCTAGATTTGAAGACTGTTATATGTGCCAAAAAGCTTTGCCACATGCTCATTCAGATACAATAGCTCAGGAGCAAAAAGAATTTCCGTTAAGCACATTGACTGACTCAAGATCAGTATATCATAGTCTGCACTTGGATGACCGTGGACGCGCAATAAATAGGCCTGCTGTAACTGGACCCCTTTCAGAAGGGTTCACAGAACAATTAGCTGCTGGGGCATTGCCAAGAGTTACAGGTAATGAGGATCCCGAAAGTGGATTTGTCCAGACAGAGGGAAGTGGGGTTTCATGGAAGTTTGAGGAGCAGACCATGGATGAGAAATCTATTCATCAAAAGCCAGAAAATCCTGAACATTCTAAGGTGACATTTCCCCTTGGCATGACGGCGACTAGTGCAGTTCAATCTCCACTTGGTATGCTTGTGACTAATACTCCTCAATCAATGCAAGCTAATACTGTGCAGCCTCAACGACAGGTTATACAGGGGACGGCAATTAGCGTGCCTCTGAATAATGATTTTGTTCCCGTTGGATGCACGCCATTGCAGACTTCAGATGATGTCTTTGGTGTATCCCCAGACCAATTCGCAAGTAATCTTGCAGGTGGAAATCCTAGAGACGATTCACCGGCATTTGATTATCTGAGACAAATTGATGGGAGATTGGAAAATCTCCATATACGCCCTTCTGAAATTATGGTTGGTAATGAGCAGGTCAAATCTGTCGCTGAGTCTAGAGAGAAAAACTTATTGGAGGCACAACAGAGGGACGACACTTCATGGATGCCATCAGGAATGCCTGGTGATAAGGAAGCCGTTGCAGTCGAGGGAAATAGCACATCATCTATGTGTCCATCTTCTATGGTTGGAGAAATCCTAGACAACTCAGCATCTTTATTTAGCAACCAGGATCCCTGGAACTTACGGCTTGATTCTCATTTCCCTCCTCCCAGgcctaataaaattattagggAGTATGCAGGGCCTGGTAATTACTTGAATCCAGTGATAGAGACTCCAGTGGACAATGCATCTTACCAACCTAGAGGAAATTTGAATCAAGACTTCAATCTAAATCATATATTGTCCAATAAAG TCGAATCAGATGAATTGATAAAACAAGAACTTCAAGCTGTTGCTGAGGGTGTAGTTGCTTCTGTTCTTCACTCACCTGTTCCTTCAAATCCGGACCTATCACCAAATGCTTGGAATGATTCTTCAACTATGACCCAGCAAAATGGTGAAGTTCAACCACCAACTGTAGAAATGCAGCACAGTGATAAATTTGAG GAAATCAAGGCCAAATTGCCAGAAAAGATAAACTTTGGGTTCCCTACATCTGATGGCATGGGTCGGTTGCAG attataaaaaatagtgacCTGGAAGAGCTACGAGAATTGGGTTCTGGTACCTTTGGTACCGTTTACCATGGAAAATGGAGAGGTACAGATGTTGCAATCAAACGCATCAATGATAGATGTTTTGCTGGGAAGCCTTCAGAACAAGAACGCATG AGAGATGATTTCTGGAATGAGGCAATCAAGCTGGCTGACTTGCACCATCCAAACGTGGTTGCTTTTTATGGGGTTGTGCTTGATGGCCCTGATGGTACAGTTGCGACTGTTACCGAGTACATGGTGAATGGTTCATTGAGGAATGCCTTGCAGAAGAGTGAGAG AATTCCTGACAAACGCAAGCGTCTTTTGATTTCCATGGATGTGGCCTTTGGGATGGAATACTTGCATGCAAAGAATATCGTACATTTTGACTTGAAAAGTGACAATTTATTGGTTAATCTTCGGGATCCACATCGCCCAATATGCAAG GTTGGTGACCTGGGGTTGTCCAAGGTGAAATGCCAGACACTAATTTCCGGTGGTGTGAGGGGAACACTTCCATGGATGGCACCGGAACTTCTTAATGGCAGCAGTAGCCTTGTTTCCGAGAAG GTTGATGTGTTTTCATTTGGAATTGTAATGTGGGAGCTTCTAACCGGAGAAGAACCATACGCAGATTTGCACTATGGAGCCATCATCG GTGGTATTGTGAGCAACACGTTGCGTCCGCCTGTGCCTGAACCATGTGATCCAGACTGGAGAGATCTAATGGAGAGGTGCTGGTCATCTGAACCATCGCAGAGGCCAAATTTCACGGAGATTGCTAATGAATTAAGGGCCATTGCGGCTAAACTCCCTCCTAAAGGACAACAGCAAGTTTTGTCAACAAATTCTCAAGTCAAAAGCTGA
- the LOC140976407 gene encoding uncharacterized protein isoform X3, with protein MALDQNSIPKSLRPLNIVQNVPEDRMTPSVTSSGKPIEGFYSNSSTDLVGSPGSGHAVYYPATVPDAGFINLGLNNAVPGVARWVQNVMPPPPQPGVVGPTVNSTIGYACSPYMGTRGVGSDHTSDEGGDDSVSGRKVKFLCSFGGKILPRPSDGTLRYVGGQTRIFSIRRGASIGELVQKVIDICGQNAVIKYQLPGEELDALVSVSGPDDLENMMDEYEKLIERSSDGSSKLRIFLFSPSELESPVPIHIGDLQDGGQKYVEAVNGITDGMSVAGQIARKASIESAASAQNSDLSVTEGAESSSPAQGEAHGLQFNCGFSPMGNPGVALESSSRMMYADPNHAPHIDPSVGPSPEQEVERHVPLTVPHSVQGMAFPASPYMQAYFDSHRETLNPAGYVQLPSQMGFPSQILQAVSPVYSQHPIPTVALPQQFPPSIHMTMNPSIMNPGAVPSLIQPRQVRVEHYPAEHAVAHRVVQLPTEQGHSSHHAQAPSMYNWHQIPHSEQITFSEGSLPPQPVFVSDVIPRFEDCYMCQKALPHAHSDTIAQEQKEFPLSTLTDSRSVYHSLHLDDRGRAINRPAVTGPLSEGFTEQLAAGALPRVTGNEDPESGFVQTEGSGVSWKFEEQTMDEKSIHQKPENPEHSKVTFPLGMTATSAVQSPLGMLVTNTPQSMQANTVQPQRQVIQGTAISVPLNNDFVPVGCTPLQTSDDVFGVSPDQFASNLAGGNPRDDSPAFDYLRQIDGRLENLHIRPSEIMVGNEQVKSVAESREKNLLEAQQRDDTSWMPSGMPGDKEAVAVEGNSTSSMCPSSMVGEILDNSASLFSNQDPWNLRLDSHFPPPRPNKIIREYAGPGNYLNPVIETPVDNASYQPRGNLNQDFNLNHILSNKVESDELIKQELQAVAEGVVASVLHSPVPSNPDLSPNAWNDSSTMTQQNGEVQPPTVEMQHSDKFEEIKAKLPEKINFGFPTSDGMGRLQIIKNSDLEELRELGSGTFGTVYHGKWRGTDVAIKRINDRCFAGKPSEQERMRDDFWNEAIKLADLHHPNVVAFYGVVLDGPDGTVATVTEYMVNGSLRNALQKSERIPDKRKRLLISMDVAFGMEYLHAKNIVHFDLKSDNLLVNLRDPHRPICKLNQMGT; from the exons ATGGCCTTGGATCAGAACTCAATACCCAAATCTTTGCGCCCGCTAAATATTGTACAAAATGTGCCCGAGGACCGAATGACGCCGTCTGTGACTTCATCGGGGAAGCCCATAGAAGGGTTTTACTCAAACTCATCTACCGATTTAGTGGGTAGCCCTGGATCCGGTCATGCTGTTTATTATCCTGCAACAGTTCCTGATGCTGGGTTTATAAATCTCGGTTTGAACAACGCGGTTCCTGGAGTAGCTAGGTGGGTCCAGAATGTAATGCCACCGCCACCTCAACCAGGTGTTGTGGGTCCCACAGTTAATTCAACAATAGGGTACGCTTGTTCCCCTTACATGGGAACACGGGGCGTGGGCTCTGATCATACCAGTGATGAGGGTGGTGATGATTCTGTCTCAGGGCGGAAGGTTAAGTTTTTATGCAGTTTTGGTGGGAAAATATTGCCACGACCAAGTGACGGGACATTGAGATATGTTGGCGGACAAACTAGGATATTTAGTATAAGGAGAGGTGCAAGTATTGGCGAATTAGTTCAGAAAGTGATAGATATTTGTGGGCAGAATGCGGTGATTAAGTACCAGTTGCCAGGTGAGGAACTTGATGCCCTAGTGTCTGTTTCAGGTCCTGATGATCTTGAGAACATGATGGATGAATATGAGAAGCTGATTGAGAGGTCTTCAGATGGGTCTTCtaagttgagaatttttttgttttcaccATCTGAGCTTGAGAGTCCCGTCCCCATTCATATTGGGGATCTTCAGGATGGTGGACAGAAATATGTTGAGGCAGTGAATGGGATTACGGATGGAATGAGTGTTGCTGGTCAAATTGCTAGGAAGGCGAGCATTGAGAGTGCTGCTTCTGCTCAGAATTCAGATTTGAGTGTTACTGAGGGTGCTGAGAGTTCTAGCCCTGCTCAGGGAGAGGCTCATGGTCTGCAATTCAACTGTGGATTTTCTCCCATGGGAAATCCTGGTGTGGCGCTAGAGTCAAGTTCTAGAATGATGTATGCAGATCCTAATCATGCACCACATATTGATCCTTCTGTAGGTCCATCTCCTGAACAAGAGGTAGAAAGACATGTCCCTCTTACTGTCCCCCATTCAGTTCAGGGGATGGCTTTTCCAGCTTCTCCTTACATGCAGGCTTATTTTGATTCTCATCGGGAAACTTTAAACCCTGCTGGCTATGTGCAGCTTCCTTCTCAAATGGGGTTCCCTTCACAGATCTTGCAAGCAGTGTCTCCCGTATACAGCCAACATCCCATCCCTACTGTAGCTCTACCTCAACAGTTTCCACCTTCTATACATATGACAATGAATCCTTCCATCATGAATCCTGGTGCTGTTCCTTCCCTGATTCAGCCGCGACAAGTTCGTGTGGAGCATTATCCGGCAGAACATGCTGTGGCTCATAGGGTTGTCCAACTTCCAACTGAACAAGGGCATAGTTCACATCATGCTCAGGCTCCATCAATGTATAATTGGCATCAAATTCCACATTCTGAGCAAATCACCTTCTCAGAGGGTAGCTTACCTCCGCAACCAGTTTTTGTTTCTGATGTAATTCCTAGATTTGAAGACTGTTATATGTGCCAAAAAGCTTTGCCACATGCTCATTCAGATACAATAGCTCAGGAGCAAAAAGAATTTCCGTTAAGCACATTGACTGACTCAAGATCAGTATATCATAGTCTGCACTTGGATGACCGTGGACGCGCAATAAATAGGCCTGCTGTAACTGGACCCCTTTCAGAAGGGTTCACAGAACAATTAGCTGCTGGGGCATTGCCAAGAGTTACAGGTAATGAGGATCCCGAAAGTGGATTTGTCCAGACAGAGGGAAGTGGGGTTTCATGGAAGTTTGAGGAGCAGACCATGGATGAGAAATCTATTCATCAAAAGCCAGAAAATCCTGAACATTCTAAGGTGACATTTCCCCTTGGCATGACGGCGACTAGTGCAGTTCAATCTCCACTTGGTATGCTTGTGACTAATACTCCTCAATCAATGCAAGCTAATACTGTGCAGCCTCAACGACAGGTTATACAGGGGACGGCAATTAGCGTGCCTCTGAATAATGATTTTGTTCCCGTTGGATGCACGCCATTGCAGACTTCAGATGATGTCTTTGGTGTATCCCCAGACCAATTCGCAAGTAATCTTGCAGGTGGAAATCCTAGAGACGATTCACCGGCATTTGATTATCTGAGACAAATTGATGGGAGATTGGAAAATCTCCATATACGCCCTTCTGAAATTATGGTTGGTAATGAGCAGGTCAAATCTGTCGCTGAGTCTAGAGAGAAAAACTTATTGGAGGCACAACAGAGGGACGACACTTCATGGATGCCATCAGGAATGCCTGGTGATAAGGAAGCCGTTGCAGTCGAGGGAAATAGCACATCATCTATGTGTCCATCTTCTATGGTTGGAGAAATCCTAGACAACTCAGCATCTTTATTTAGCAACCAGGATCCCTGGAACTTACGGCTTGATTCTCATTTCCCTCCTCCCAGgcctaataaaattattagggAGTATGCAGGGCCTGGTAATTACTTGAATCCAGTGATAGAGACTCCAGTGGACAATGCATCTTACCAACCTAGAGGAAATTTGAATCAAGACTTCAATCTAAATCATATATTGTCCAATAAAG TCGAATCAGATGAATTGATAAAACAAGAACTTCAAGCTGTTGCTGAGGGTGTAGTTGCTTCTGTTCTTCACTCACCTGTTCCTTCAAATCCGGACCTATCACCAAATGCTTGGAATGATTCTTCAACTATGACCCAGCAAAATGGTGAAGTTCAACCACCAACTGTAGAAATGCAGCACAGTGATAAATTTGAG GAAATCAAGGCCAAATTGCCAGAAAAGATAAACTTTGGGTTCCCTACATCTGATGGCATGGGTCGGTTGCAG attataaaaaatagtgacCTGGAAGAGCTACGAGAATTGGGTTCTGGTACCTTTGGTACCGTTTACCATGGAAAATGGAGAGGTACAGATGTTGCAATCAAACGCATCAATGATAGATGTTTTGCTGGGAAGCCTTCAGAACAAGAACGCATG AGAGATGATTTCTGGAATGAGGCAATCAAGCTGGCTGACTTGCACCATCCAAACGTGGTTGCTTTTTATGGGGTTGTGCTTGATGGCCCTGATGGTACAGTTGCGACTGTTACCGAGTACATGGTGAATGGTTCATTGAGGAATGCCTTGCAGAAGAGTGAGAG AATTCCTGACAAACGCAAGCGTCTTTTGATTTCCATGGATGTGGCCTTTGGGATGGAATACTTGCATGCAAAGAATATCGTACATTTTGACTTGAAAAGTGACAATTTATTGGTTAATCTTCGGGATCCACATCGCCCAATATGCAAG TTAAATCAAATGGGAACTTAG